The Archaeoglobaceae archaeon genomic sequence GGGAGATCTTCAGGATGCAAAGCTTTAAGGAAGTCGGTTATTCCGCTATACTTTCAAGAGCTACAGCAGGTATCATCAACGGAAAAGTTGTTTTCTGTCTGCCTGGCTCAAAAAAAGCGGTTCTGCTTGGTTTAGAAATAATCAAAGCTTCTTTGAAGCACATTCTGAGTCATGCTAAGGGTCTGGCTTAGAAAAAATCCCCTTCTTTTTAATCAACCTTCTGCTACCGCAAAAAGGGCAGTATAGATTAGGAATATGCAATGGAGCGGAATAGCTTGTTGTTCTTTTCACATCTAAGTCAAATTCTGAACCACATCTTGCACAGTAAATGTTTTCTATTTTGGTCATAAGAAAAAATTAAGTTTAAGCTTTAAATCTTTTCTCAAACACCGCTGTTACAAAGAATACAGCAAAGGACACAATGAGAACCCAGATGCTAATCGGAACTCCAAGTGTTGCTTTTGTGTAAAACATGGCTATTGCTGTGGAGAATCCAGCGATTAGAGTAAGGCTTGCAGAGAGCCTACCACCAATTCCGAAATGGAAAACTCCCAAAATAAGTGGAAGCTGACAAAGAAGGATCGTAGAGCTCATAACTGCCAAATCAACGATGTAAGCTGGTTTGTGGACTGCAAAGATTGCAATTGCTGAGGTTATTACAACAACAAACAGCCTCCCCGCCAACACGCTTCTATTCTTGAGCAAATCTCTCGAGAACATCGAAGAAAGTGTGAGAACAATGGAATTTGCGGTTGTGATCGCTGCTGCGAATATGCTCATGCCAATTGCAACAGCAAGCCACTCTGGGATCATGTTTAGAAAGGTAGGGGTAACAAGATCTCTGTTTACAACTTTTGGAAAGCTTCCGTATTCAGTCAGCAACCTAAGTTGAAGTCCGAGCAGTGTCACGAGAATTGTATAGACTAAGCCGAAGAAACCGAAAAGCACAACCATTCTTCTAAGGCTTTTTTCGTCCTTAGGAATAAAGATTCTCTGAAAAACCTGTGGATTCGTCAATGCAAAGAAGAACCATGGAAGAGTGTAGGAAACAAATGTGATCGGAGTCCAAAAGGTATTTGGAACGTATAAAAGTTCTCCAAGCTTTGAAAAATCGGAATTTGCTGGAACCATGGAAGAAGCATAGAATACCGCCAGAATCGCCATAGAAAGCATGAAAAGCCCAAAGACCGCATCAGTCCATGCAACGCTCCTTAGTCCTCCAAGAAGAGCCCAAAGAGCGATTATGACTGCCGAAAGCATTACTCCAGCTTCAAAGCTCATGGAATTACCAAGCAAAAAAGAAATGCCAACGAATTGAATTGAAGTGTATGGAATTAAAGCTATTGCAACCACAACAGCCATGATTTTTGCAGTAGTCTCGCCATATTTGCTCGCAATAAGGTCTCCTGGAGTTACTAAGCCTTTTTCTTTTCCCAATTTCCAGATCTTTGGAGCATAGTATGAGAGAAGCAAAAGGGTGCCCACAAGGTAGAATAACTCAAACCCAAGAGCCCCAACTCCAGATAGATAAGTTAAGCCGACAAGACCGACCATCATGAATGCTGAATAGGTTGTTGCTGCATAGGTTAACGCAGATACAATACCGCTGACATTTCTGCCAGCTATGTAGTAATCTTCGTCTGTCGATACTTTCCTTTTTGCGAGAATCGCTATCAACGTGCCGATTATCAAATAGCTAAGCAGAGCGTAAACCATTAGCATATTACCACCTCGAAAATGCTATGTATGCCAAGTAAACTGCTGAAACTATGCTCCAATATAGATAAGTGGTCAGATCTAAGCTTTTTATTGCCACAAATGGAATGCACATCACTAAAACCACGATCAAACCCTCTAAAGCCTTCATCGAACGATCGTTCGATGTTCTGTATAAAAGTTTATCGGTTTGATTTATTAAAATTAAAGTAGTTGGTTATCTTGAATTGTGTGCGACACCAATTAGATCGGAGATCTTGCAGTCATTTGCTCTTAAAAATGCTATTAAGCTTTCTTTTATGCTATAGAAGACTCTTTTGCTGTAATAAACCGCTGAGCCGATCTGAACAGCCTTTGCACCCGCCATTATGAATTCCAGAGCATCTTCAAAATTCGTGATTCCGCCACAGCCTATTATGGGGATTTCAAGAACTTTGTAAAGATCATATACGGACTTCAACGCTATTGGCTTTATTGCGGGTCCGCTAACGCCTCCAGTTACATTGCTTAAAACGGGTTTTTTAGAGATTATGTCTATCTTCATTCCCGGAATCGTGTTTGAAATAGCAATCGCATCCACTCCGGCATTTTCAAGCTCTTTTGCGAGCTTAACATAATCGTGCATCACAGAAATTTTTGCAATAACAGGTTTTTTCGTCGCTTTTTTCATTGCCTTGACGATTTCGCAAGAAAGCTCAATATCTTTTCCAATTTCTATTCCCGCTCCCTTAACATGGGGACAGCTCAAATTGAGCTCGAAAGCGTCTGCAATTTCAAAAATATCAGCCAATTTTGAAAAATCCTCTGGACTTTTTCCGTAAAGGCTTACAATTAAAGGACAGGCTTTATTAAAACTCTTAAGTTCTTCCGCAAAGATTTCCGCTGGAGGGGAAGCTAAGCCAACTGCGTTTAGCAAACCACACTTCCAGTTTATGACCGTCGGATTCTTGTAGCCTTCTCTGCCCTCAATGCTCACGGATTTCGTCACAACCGCTCCGGCATCCTCAGCAATCTCATTTAGAGAAGAAGCATAACTTCCAAGAACTCCACTTGCTAGAATTAGCGGATTTTTTAGCTTCATACCCAAGAGCTCAATTTCGAGCATATTTCAAAGAAGATCAGAAAGTTATAAGTTTGTCGATTGAGAACGAAAGATTAATATAACTCTCCATACTTGTAGCGGAAAAACGAAAAGGAGGGATAAGAATGGCAGAGAATTCGGTGTTTGTTGGAAACAAACCGGTTATGAATTATGTGCTTGCAGTATTGACGCAGTTCAACAGCGGTGCGTCAGAAGTTTCCATAAAAGCTCGTGGTAGGGCTATAAGCAGAGCAGTCGATGTGGCAGAGATCGTCAGAAAGCGCTTCTTGCCCGATGTCGATGTAAAGGATATAAAGATCTCAACCGAGCAGGTTAGCAGTGAGCAGGGGACTGCAAACGTCTCCGCAATTGAGATTACTCTTTACAGAAAGTAAATTTTTATTTTATTTTAATGATTTTTGAAATTATCGCTTTTGGGCATCCGAATATAACTGCGAGACATAAAACCACTTTTGAAATAACAAAGGACGAGGAGATCTCGAAGAGAGCGGACTGCGTTATTGGTGTTAGAGCAAGCAAAAGCATTTCTGAAATTCCGGAAGAGGCAAAAAAGCTTATAAGAGCGGGAACAAAGGTTGAAATTGAGATCTCTTTGCCGGACTATGGAATTAAGGATCATGCGGTTGGCTTCGGCGATCAAAGGCTTAGTTTTACTCATACAAAGGACATCGTCATTAGAAAGAGCAAATTTGTTTGTGGAAGAACTTTGCTGATCTCAGCAAATAAATCAGCTTTTGAGCTAAGCAGAGAACTTGTAGAGCTTTTAAAGGATAAAAAAACAGAGTTACTTATTCTTTTTAAGATTGAAGGCTAAATACGTTAGCGCTGAAGCAATAAGCCCGGGAACTACTGGATAGGTGAAGAACTTCGGATAGAAGTAGATCTGCCAGACTATGCAAACCGCAACCGCAACGATCATTGAAGCAACAACCGCCTTCGAATTTACACTCTTTGAGTAAAGCAATGCAAGAAGCGGAATTAGGAATGCAGAAGTAATCACAGAGAAGCTAACTCCAACGATTCCGACGATTATATCGGGAGGATTAACTGCAAATGCAACCGGAATTAAAGCAAATATAACCACAGAAAGCCTAGTTAGCTTTAAAGCAGTAGAGTCAGAAATCTTCCTGAAATTCTGAAGCAGATCTCTGACAAGAGCGGTGGCGGAGACATGCACGAGCGAGTTTATTGTAGACATTGCTGCAGCTATTATTGCGGTTAGAAGCAAGGCGTTAACTCCAACAGGGAGCATTTTCATTGCTATGTATGGCACAACTCTGTCAACGTCTTTCAAAAACGTCGGAATTTGATCTTTGGGAATTAAAAGCCAGCCAAAGGGACCGATGCTGAAGACGCAGATCGCAAATATGCCAATGATTATTGGAGTCAGGATCATTCCATAGCCAATTACCCTTTGATCCCTCGCAGCAATGAATCTAACGACAAGCTGTGGGCTCGAAAGCTGGGCTATGCTTATTGCAAATGTAAGGCTTAGCACAAATGGCACAACCATTCCCGCATTCACAACTGGCGGTGGACCGAGCTTTCCAAATTCGAATAGCTCAGGCTTGACTTCTGAAAGTTTTTGCAGCGCTTCAAAGCCACCGCAAACATAAAGCACAGAAATGAAGAGCACAATGGCACCAAAGAACATTATGACTCCTTGAATTATGTCTGTTGTAACAACCGCCCTGAAACCGCCGATCGCGGTGTAGAGAGTAACGATCACCGCAGTTATGATAAGTGCGTCGACGTAGCTTATTGAAAGCATCGTCTGTAGCAGATTTCCCGCTCCCTTATAGATCGAGACCATGTAGAATTCGAAGAAGAAGAGTATTATGAGAGCACAGATAACCTGAGCAGTCTTTCCAAAAGATTTTCCAAAAAGCTCAGGAATCGTCATTACTCCATGCTGATCCGCGAGCCTCTTCATTGGTGGTGCTATGATAAGCCATGCAAGGATCGCAAATAGGATATGGAAGAAGATCAGAAATGCAGACCACTGAAAGCCCAGCAGGAAGCCAGTCCCACCACCGCCAAGAAACGCAGCGGTGCTGAAGTATGTGGCAAAGAATGAAAAGCTTACCGCAAGAGCTCCAAGTTTCTTGCCAGCGATGTAGAAATCTGGCAAATTCTTTGTTCTGCGATACTCATAGAAACCAATCGCTACCATCAAAACCAAGTATGCTACAAAAACTTCGAGGATCATAGCATTCTCCTCGCTCTGCGAACCGCAATTATTATCCCAACAAGTATTAGAAATACAGATGCTCCATAAACCGTTTCGATTATCATAATCTCACCAACCTCCTCGCCTTTCCTTCAAATCTTTCGAGAGTTCCTTTGCTAAGAACAACAAGTTCGGGATTTATTCCAATAAACTCCCTGAAGTCTTTACTCAATTTCGGTAAAACGGAATTCTCACCTTCAAGAAGAATTCTAATTTCAGAGCCTACTTCGATTTTATACTGTGTAATTCCGTAGCTTGCAAGAATTCTCTCAACATCGCTTGGATAAAACTTTGCTCCGCTATGTATGATCATGTCATCTGTGCGACCTTTAATTCTCTTGAGCGTGATATGCTCAATTCCGCACTCGCAACGCTCAATAGCTACGATCTCCGAAACCTCGCCACTTCTGTATCTAATGAGGGGCATCGCTTCTCTGTTTATTGCCGTGTAAACTATTTCGCCTTCTTCACCTTCGCCCAGCGTTTCACCAGTT encodes the following:
- a CDS encoding sodium:solute symporter family protein; this translates as MLMVYALLSYLIIGTLIAILAKRKVSTDEDYYIAGRNVSGIVSALTYAATTYSAFMMVGLVGLTYLSGVGALGFELFYLVGTLLLLSYYAPKIWKLGKEKGLVTPGDLIASKYGETTAKIMAVVVAIALIPYTSIQFVGISFLLGNSMSFEAGVMLSAVIIALWALLGGLRSVAWTDAVFGLFMLSMAILAVFYASSMVPANSDFSKLGELLYVPNTFWTPITFVSYTLPWFFFALTNPQVFQRIFIPKDEKSLRRMVVLFGFFGLVYTILVTLLGLQLRLLTEYGSFPKVVNRDLVTPTFLNMIPEWLAVAIGMSIFAAAITTANSIVLTLSSMFSRDLLKNRSVLAGRLFVVVITSAIAIFAVHKPAYIVDLAVMSSTILLCQLPLILGVFHFGIGGRLSASLTLIAGFSTAIAMFYTKATLGVPISIWVLIVSFAVFFVTAVFEKRFKA
- a CDS encoding dihydroorotate dehydrogenase; this translates as MLEIELLGMKLKNPLILASGVLGSYASSLNEIAEDAGAVVTKSVSIEGREGYKNPTVINWKCGLLNAVGLASPPAEIFAEELKSFNKACPLIVSLYGKSPEDFSKLADIFEIADAFELNLSCPHVKGAGIEIGKDIELSCEIVKAMKKATKKPVIAKISVMHDYVKLAKELENAGVDAIAISNTIPGMKIDIISKKPVLSNVTGGVSGPAIKPIALKSVYDLYKVLEIPIIGCGGITNFEDALEFIMAGAKAVQIGSAVYYSKRVFYSIKESLIAFLRANDCKISDLIGVAHNSR
- a CDS encoding DUF371 domain-containing protein, translated to MIFEIIAFGHPNITARHKTTFEITKDEEISKRADCVIGVRASKSISEIPEEAKKLIRAGTKVEIEISLPDYGIKDHAVGFGDQRLSFTHTKDIVIRKSKFVCGRTLLISANKSAFELSRELVELLKDKKTELLILFKIEG
- a CDS encoding sodium/solute symporter (Members of the Solute:Sodium Symporter (SSS), TC 2.A.21 as described in tcdb.org, catalyze solute:Na+ symport. Known solutes for members of the family include sugars, amino acids, nucleosides, inositols, vitamins, urea or anions, depending on the system.), with translation MILEVFVAYLVLMVAIGFYEYRRTKNLPDFYIAGKKLGALAVSFSFFATYFSTAAFLGGGGTGFLLGFQWSAFLIFFHILFAILAWLIIAPPMKRLADQHGVMTIPELFGKSFGKTAQVICALIILFFFEFYMVSIYKGAGNLLQTMLSISYVDALIITAVIVTLYTAIGGFRAVVTTDIIQGVIMFFGAIVLFISVLYVCGGFEALQKLSEVKPELFEFGKLGPPPVVNAGMVVPFVLSLTFAISIAQLSSPQLVVRFIAARDQRVIGYGMILTPIIIGIFAICVFSIGPFGWLLIPKDQIPTFLKDVDRVVPYIAMKMLPVGVNALLLTAIIAAAMSTINSLVHVSATALVRDLLQNFRKISDSTALKLTRLSVVIFALIPVAFAVNPPDIIVGIVGVSFSVITSAFLIPLLALLYSKSVNSKAVVASMIVAVAVCIVWQIYFYPKFFTYPVVPGLIASALTYLAFNLKKNK
- the albA gene encoding DNA-binding protein Alba, translated to MAENSVFVGNKPVMNYVLAVLTQFNSGASEVSIKARGRAISRAVDVAEIVRKRFLPDVDVKDIKISTEQVSSEQGTANVSAIEITLYRK